Proteins encoded by one window of Arachis ipaensis cultivar K30076 chromosome B04, Araip1.1, whole genome shotgun sequence:
- the LOC107636564 gene encoding uncharacterized protein LOC107636564, whose product MAAMANLSNTMEANAGATLQAVQRLGQPTRNGNGNENGNDNGDGNGNDLGGAPMTLVSFLKTAFYKKYFPESVREARELELMQLKQGSLSVVDYTSQFEELCRFSTIRNFSELVNKVRVVEECAKKVASSRDIHGGNINRGRGCFNCGLPGHMERDCTHGMNPNAGRNQQQGRVFTVNANDAAKADPLMRGNCLIGDKILVALYDTGASHSIISFDKVEELGLKVSELSFDLHVHTPSQTMILEFDWMSKNRVLLDCFERSIRFIPKGERRAVVAEGAGPVSIAPYRMALIELVELKTQLEELLNNRFIRLSVSPWGAQLSLIRVKEDDISKIAFRTRYEHYEFVVMSFGLTNAPAMFMDYMNSERKLYAELSKCEFWKEEVMFLGHMVSKDGIVVGPSKVEAVMEWEKPTTVIEVRSFLGFPGDA is encoded by the exons ATGGCGGCGATGGCTAATCTTTCTAATACCATGGAGGCGAATGCCGGTGCGACTTTGCAAGCTGTGCAAAGGTTAGGTCAACCAACGAGAAACGGAAACGGTAATGAAAATGGGAATGATAATGGGGACGGAAATGGTAATGATTTGGGAGGTGCTCCGATGACCTTGGTTTCAtttctcaag ACGGCCTTCTACAAGAAATATTTTCCTGAATCAGTCAGAGAGGCGAGGGAGTTggagcttatgcagctgaagcaaggctcTTTGTCTGTGGTGGATTACACTAGTCAGTTTGAGGAGCTTTGTAGGTTTTCTACG ATTCGGAACTTTTCTGAGCTTGTGAACAAGGTGAGGGTAGTTGAAGAGTGTGCAAAGAAAGTAGCATCGTCAAGAGACATTCATGGAGGAAACATTAACCGTGGAC GTGGTTGCTTCAATTGCGGATTGCCTGGTCACATGGAAAGAGATTGTACTCATGGAATGAACCCGAATGCGGGTCGGAATCAACAACAAGGGAGAGTATTTACTGTGAACGCCAATGATGCTGCTAAGGCAGATCCTCTGATGAGAGGTAACTGTTTAATTGGTGATAAAATATTGGTTGCACTGTATGATACTGGAGCTTCACATTCAATTATTTCATTTGATAAGGTTGAGGAACTAGGATTGAAAGTGTCAGAGTTATCATTTGACTTGCATGTGCATACCCCGTCTCAGACG ATGATTTTGGAGTTTGATTGGATGTCCAAGAATCGGGTTTTGTTAGATTGCTTTGAACGATCTATTCGGTTTATACCGAAAGGAGAAAGAAGAGCTGTGGTAGCTGAAG GAGCTGGACCAGTGTCAATTGCACCATATCGGATGGCTCTGATAGAGCTGGTTGAATTAAAGACTCAattggaagagcttctgaacaacAGGTTCATTCGACTGAGTGTATCTCCATGGGGAGCACAACTTTcattg ataagggtgaaggaGGATGACATTTCGAAAATTGCATTTAGAACGCGCTATGAACACTACGAGTTTGTagtgatgtcttttgggttgacgaatGCACCTGCTatgttcatggattacatgaacagc GAGCGAAAATTGTATGCCGAGTTGtcgaagtgtgagttttggaaagaAGAAGTGATGTTCTTAGGTCACATGGTGAGTAAGGACGGAATAGTGGTGGGCCCTTCGAAAGTGGAGGCTGTGATGGAATGGGAGAAACCGACTACGGTGATTGAggttaggagtttcttgggtttTCCCGGtgatgcatga